In Nocardioides sp. JS614, the sequence GGCACGAACGTTGCAGTAGAGCGACGAGGGGCCGCACCCGCCCGTGGGTGCGGCCCGTCGTCGGATGTTGAACTGGGACCTCGACGCAGTCGGGGTCCCAGCTGACATTTCAGGGACGCAGCACCAGGCGAGCTTCGTCCTCCTGTGTCAGTTCAGTCCCGTCATCCGTCACCAGCAACGAGTTGGACACGGCACGCCTCCGACGCTGCCGATAGCGCCAACTCCCCGTGGGGCGCGCTCAGCTGGTGCAATCCGCGGGCGGCGTACCGGGCGGCGACGGCGCTGGTGTAGGCGAGCCGGCGCCGAGCCGCGACACCGTCGGGGTTCGGGTGCGGCGTGGCCAGGTGCGGGTCGAAGGCCTCGGCGAGGGCGTCGCGCAGGAGCGCCAGCGCCTCCGTCTGCAACCGGGAGATGCGCGACTTGCTGACCCCGAGTTCGGCGGCCAGCTCGGCCATCGGCCGCTGCGCGATGAAGTAGCCGCGCACCACGTGGCGCAGCCGCTCGGGGAGCTCCTCCACGGCGGCCGCGAGGTACTGCGCGCGCTCGGCGCGCAGCGCCTCCTCCTCGGGGCCGGGGTCGCGACCGGCCAGGCTCTCGACGAACCCCGCGTTCGGGCCCGCGTCGAGCGGCAGCACCACGGCCCGGGCCACCTCGGAGTCGGCCTTGCCGATCTCCTCCGGGGTGATGCCCAGGGCCTCGGCGACCGCGGCGTCGTCGGGGAACTGACCCAAGGTCGCGGCCAGGCGGGCCCGTGCCGCCTCGATCTCCCGGGCTCGACGACGTACCGAGCGCGAGGCCCAGTCCACCGAGCGCAGCTCGTCGACCAGGGCGCCGCGGATCCGAGTGCTCGCATAGCCCGCGAACGGCACCCCGCGC encodes:
- a CDS encoding sigma-70 family RNA polymerase sigma factor, whose amino-acid sequence is MNSGRSTLLTTAERDQLAVEHVPLVAHLVRETMARVPSYMDRNDLHSAGLLALVQAARAFDPERGVPFAGYASTRIRGALVDELRSVDWASRSVRRRAREIEAARARLAATLGQFPDDAAVAEALGITPEEIGKADSEVARAVVLPLDAGPNAGFVESLAGRDPGPEEEALRAERAQYLAAAVEELPERLRHVVRGYFIAQRPMAELAAELGVSKSRISRLQTEALALLRDALAEAFDPHLATPHPNPDGVAARRRLAYTSAVAARYAARGLHQLSAPHGELALSAASEACRVQLVAGDG